The following DNA comes from Chryseobacterium gallinarum.
TCCTTGCTCAGCCAAAGTAGCTGCAGCAGAACCTCCTGCCAGACCTGTACCTACAACAATAATATCAATCTTATCTCTGTTGTTTGGTGCAACAAGGTTCATATGGTCTTTATGATTTTTCCATTTGTCCTTTAATGGACCTGCAGGAATTTTTGAATCTAATTTACTCATAATTAGTATATTGATATTATTGAGTTATAAAATGGAAAATTGCGATGAAAATAAATCCTGCAGGAATAAGGATAGAATACCATTTCCCCACAGCTTTAATCACCGGCGTATATTTTGGATGTCTTGCTCCAACAGACTGGAAAGAAGACTGGAACCCGTGTGCCAGGTGTAATCCTAATAAAACAAAAGAAATTACATATAAAGCCACTCTCCAAAGATCAGCAAACTTCTCATGAAGCTCCGGCCAGAAACGTTCTGCATCAGGAGATATTCCTTCCACATACTTATAGTTAATTTCATGTAACCAGAAATCATATAAGTGAAGCGCCAGAAAAGCCAGAACAACCGCCCCGGAAATGATCATATTTCTGGACATCCATGAAGAATTCATAGAAGGGTTGTTGGATTCATACTTTACCGGACGTGCTTTATTATTCTTGATCTCCAGCACAAACCCCATTACAAAATGAAATATTACTGCAAAGCCAAGAATAGGCTGCATTAAGAACTGCACAAAAGGATTATAGCCCATAAAATCAGAAGCCGTATTGAAGGCGTCCTTATTCAGAACTGATAACAAATTGGTCGTCAAATGCAGTATAAGAAAAATCAGCAAAAACATAGCTGATAATGCCATAGCATATTTTCTACCTATCGTAGAACTCGTTAAACCTGCCATATAAGTTTAAATTTGAATTTCCCACAAAATTAAGAAATGTTAACAATATCGAAAAGTGAGAAATCTCACAATTAGCCAGTTTGTAATCTTTCTAAATAAGAGTAAAACACGTTATAAATAGAGAAAAACCCAAAATAAAATTCATTATTCTATATCATAAACCTTATTCATGAAAACAACTTTCTGTACCGTTTGCGGAAATGTTTTTATTTGAAAATCACTCAGCCTTCTAGAATAACAATAAGGATTAATGATAAACCGCTGAATTTTTTCCTGATCGCCCATATCCGAGATCCAGAAACAGACTTTATCTCCTCTTTTTACCGAAAAAATCTTCGTTTTACCAAAAGTATAAAACAATATCTCTTCCTTTTTATTTTCAAAGATATCAAACCCGGTCCGGATCATTAAAAAAGCCAGAACAGCCATCATCAATCTTGCAGTGTTTTTAAAATTCGTTTTGATAATGAAAGATCTTGAGAGATAAACTATTACAAAAACCAATAAGACTTCAATCAGATTCATTGAAATATTTTCAAAAAACAAAATATCTGGCTTTGCAAACCAATGAATAAGCTTAAGTACCAGATGAATTACAACATCATACATATTGCTGACAAAGTCTGGATTAATATTCAAAGCAATAAGGACTGTCATTAAGAAAGAAAGTACAATAATGATTTCTGAGAAAGGAACAATGACAAAATTGGCAACTATGGAAACCATAGAAAACTGGTGGAAATAGTACAAAACCAAAGGAAGTGTGGCCAGTTGTGCTGATAAAGAAATGGAAATGGTATTAAATATCAATTTTTTAAAATAATTATCCTGTATCGGAAAATAGCGTAACAGGGGTTGGTTTAACCAGAATATCCCCAGAACCGCCACAAAGCTCAGTTGAAATCCAATATCGAACAACTGCTGTGTATCCAGCATCAGGATAATCAATGCAGACAATCCCAGAGAATGCAGAAGATCTGGCTTTCTTTGAAGAATAACGTAAACAAAATAGATATTCAGCATCATACAGGAACGCAAAACCGAATTGCCAAACCCGATAAGCGCTGCAAATAACCAGATGAAAACCAGACTGGCAATAATACTATATCTTCGCTTTGATAAAGGAGAAAACCGTCTTAGCATAAAATAAAATATCCCGAAAATCACCACAATATGAGTGCCTGAAATAGCCAGTAAATGCATAAGCCCTGCTTTACTGAAGTCCTGTATGGTATCCGGATCCATGTCTGTTCTGTCTGCCAGAATGATTCCTTTTAAAAATTCTTTGGCTTTCCCGGACATGGCTGCAGCATCAATTTTCTTCAGGGCATCCAACCTTAATTGCCGGACTTTATCCATACCATCCGGATCAGTATTCTCAACGGATGAAATTTCGGATGAGGTATAGCACTGATATGAAATGTTTTTCCGGTTTAAATATCGTGCATAGTTGAATTGAAAATCGTATAATGGAGCTTTAGGTTGCACTACATAAGCTTTTGTCTTATAAAAATGCTTAAAATCCAATGTCTGATTTTCTTTCGGGATATAGATCAGAGAATGAAAAAGCCTGTTATCCGCCTTTACCGTTCCTTCATATTTCCTGGATTTCTCATTTGAATTTAATTTTCGGGAGATTTTGAAAATAATTTCTATCCTGTCTTTTGCAATTTCTCCGGCTTCAGGTAAAAAAGTATTATAAAAGTGCAGGATAATTCCCATTATAAAAAACAAAATCCCCAGCAAAATGTTTCTTATTACATGCAAGAAATAAGAATGAAAAAACAGGGAAATGATTATTCCCAGCCCTGAAATGATCAAAAAGTAAACAGCTTTCCGCCCCAGTAAAAACTGATCCTGAAACACAATTCCCAGAATAAAACACAGGGTCAAAATAAGAAGCGGCTGTTTGTTCAATTCAAATAATTATCTCACCAAAATAGGAAATTAATCTTTTCAATACAGGCTCCGGAATTATCAAATAATCTTATAAATCAGATTAAAAAGAACAATACAACACTTGATTTTATTCTAAGAAAATTAAATAAGAAATGACAAAAGCACCTTATAAGTAGTTTCATTCTTCAAAAAAGCTCCTGGTTTTTGATTATTGTTTTTTTAAACACTTTTCAACAATTGAAAATTACTTTCTATGGTGTTTATTACCTTACATTGTTTTGTTCTGCTACATAAAAAATCACATAATTGTGATAAAGGCAGTATATTTGAAAATATAAAATATTTATGATGAAAAAAACAACTCTCTGGCAGCTCTTGCTGGCAATTCTCACCTTTTTCTTTCACTCCTGTATTCATGATGAAACCTCAAAGACTTAACTGATTTTGGTAAGAATGGAAATACCTATATCAATCCCGATGGCACGATCAATAATTTAGGTGCTGAAATGTTATTTTTCAAGATGTTAAAAAGTATGGGATTGGATGGAAAAATTAATTTGCAAAGAATAGAACTTGACAACATAATACACATCATCAAACTAAACACCAGCAATCAACTCATTACAACATCTTGCTCTTAAATTAAATAATTAAAATATGGAAACAATAAATACTAAAACAAAAATATTATTCTTTCTTTTTACAATAAGCGTATTTTCTTGCAAAGCACAGCAATTACCATTAAACACTTCTTTAAAAAATATTCCTATGAATGCTTATGTAAAAGATTTGAATAATGAACTATATCAATATACAGGAGCTTATAAAACTAATTTTCAAGGAAAAGAAATTATTTTACATATAACAAAAGAGGAAAATAAATTAATGGACTATGGTGATCAAAAATTTTACAGAGATGCCTTAGTTATAAAATACATTGTTAAAAATTCTTCTGGTACAGTGTTGCAGGATACTAAAAATAATGCTACTTCAAAAATAGATTTTTTTAGTATCGGTACTAAACCTGATCAAAATAAGATAACATTCTCATATAGTGGTACAAATTGTAACGTTGGCTGGGGAAAAATTATTCTAAAAAAAATAAATGATACACAAATTTCCTGGGAATACCGTCCCAACGATATTATTCTGGATGACAGTAAGTGTCCTCCTGGAACAGACATTAATATTTATTTACCAGAGACAAAAGATTTAATTTTTACCAAGCAATAAAAAAGGCCGTCCACCATCTGTGAAAACAGCCTTTTTTATTAAATTTTTTGTATCTCTATCAAGAAGGGTTTCGTTTAAACGATGCTTACTCCATACTATTTAGTGTGGTACACTTTCATTTTATTCTAAGCTAATACATTAAACTATTTCTCCTTCAAAAACTGATCTGTCAAACGTTTAGTTTCTTTGATATAAAACCATGGATCTTTCCCATAGTCTTCATAAGTAAAACCTCCGGATTTTTTAGGAATTGCAGGTTCTATCTGTGTACCTTCATGCCATTCATTGAATGAAGTAATTCCGATAAAATCCGGATTCACTTTTGCTGCAGCATCAAACATATTTTTGTAATACCTGCCATTATCACGGTTTTTGAAATTCGCCTCATTCCATGGGCGGATGCGGGTGTCAGAATAGCCCGGGCCTACACAGGGAATAAAAATAAGATGGTGATCTTTCGCAAACCCGGAAAGGTAATCCCAATTAGAAGTGGTGCTGCCAAAAACAAATCCCTCACTCGCAAAATAAGTATAAAAGCCATCAAAACCGGATTTTTCAAAAAAAACATTATCATTCTTTTCTACCCATAATCCTATGTATAATGCATCCAGGTCGCTGTTCCTTACTGACATAGCTCCATCTTTGGAAAGCAATTTCATCCATTCTTCAGCAGGAATTTTATAGCTGTCATAAACATAGTATAAAGGTTTTCCATCTTTTTTATAGAAAGCATGATGACGGGAATATGTTTTCACAAGGTAAGAAAGCTGATCTTTCAGTTCTTTAATGGTTTTATAAAAAGGTTCTATGTGAAAAGCTATTTTCAGATTAAAACGGTCCGCCATATCCAGATATTTCATAACACTCTTATCTGTAAAAGAGTCTTTTCCTAACCAACTTATAACAACGACTCCAACACCTGCTTCTTTCATCATTTTCATATGCTCCTCTATAATTTTTGAGTCGTTCGAGCTATAATTGCCTAATGCCGGATAAAAGTTAGCCCCGATATCATCTCCGCCTTTATAATGTCCCAGATTATTCCATTTTGGATTACTCCAGTGAGGGATAATTTCATGGTTCCAATGTTGTAAGCTACCATCCGTTGTCTGATTCCCATACCAGCCATAATAGAATATCTGTAGCTGATCCCTGGATTTGTTTTTTTGTGCAAAGCTATTTGAGAAAAAAAATATACCAACAAATAGTAACAGATAACTTTTTAAATGATTCATTTATAATTTGACAATTTAAATTCTTTTTAGGAATGTGTGGTAACATTATATAACCTTCAAAATCACCTCAGCAGCATGATCGCTGGCACCTTTCCCACCTAGTTTTTCTCTCAGAAGGTCGTAATCGTTCAACACCTTGTCCCTTTTCTCTCCTGATAAGATCTTATGAAGTTCATCTACCAGATTTTTAGTATTCAAATCATCCTGGATTAATTCTTTTACTACTTCCCTATCCATGATCAGGTTAACCAGCGAAATGTAACTGATATTTTTCACAAGTCTTTTAGCAATAGCATAAGAAATCTTACTTCCACGGTAGCAGACCACTTCAGGAATATTCAATAAAGCGGTTTCTAAAGTAGCCGTCCCTGAAGTCACCAAAGCAGCTTTTGAACACCTCAGCAAATCATAAGTCCTATTGGAAACAAAGTGAACATTATCATCTACATATTTTTGGTAAAATTCTTTGGGAAGGCTTGGAGCTCCCGCAATAACAAACTGGTAATTTTTAAAATGTGGTCTCACCGAAAGCATTATTTCGAGCATTTTCTCTACTTCCTGTTTCCTCGACCCCGGTAATAAAGCAATAATTTCTTTTTCATTGAGCCCATTTTCTTTTTTAAAAGTCTCAATATTGATCTCCTGCAGACCGGAAATAGCATCCAGCAACGGATGCCCTACAAAATGGGAGTGTACTCCATGCTTTTTATAAAAATCTTCTTCAAACGGAAGAATTACCATCATTTCATCTACATATTTTTTGATAATTTCCACTCTGCCTTCCTTCCATGCCCAAAGTTGTGGAGAAATATAATACACAACCCTGATTCCGAGCTCTTTGGCAAATCTGGCAATTCTAAGATTAAAACCCGGATAATCTATCAGAATTAAAACATCAGGTCTGTTTTTCTGGAGGTCTTCTTTGCAGAATTTAATATTATTTAAAATGGTTCTTAAGTTCATAACTACTTCCAAAAACCCCATAAAAGCCAGATCACGATAATGCTTAACCAGAGTACCGCCCTGGGCTTTCATCAGATCTCCGCCCCAAAATCTGAAGTCCGCATCCGGATCTTTTTGTTTTAAGGCTTTCATTAAATTACTTCCGTGCAGATCACCGGAAGCTTCTCCTGCAATAATATAATATTTCATTTCTTCCGAAATCTTTTAATATGTGTTTAATATCCATAAAACACCTTTTCAGGCTCTGCATGATATTTAGTCCGGATCATGGGAGCTTTCTATGGTAAGGATAGAGAACAAATTAAATATATGTTGATCTTAATTTGTAAATTTGTTCAAAGATAATGATAAAAATGTCAGAAGAATTTGAAATCCGGAATAAAGTTGCAGAAAGCGGCCTTGTAAATTTTGACCTTACTACCCTGCTTCCAAAAGGGGAAAGAAAAGGTATTGACCTTAAAGATTTTCTTTTCCAGGAGATGATTCTGAAGGAGAAAGATTTCCGCGAAAAAGTAGACAGGATCAATGTGGAAGAGTATAAAGATGCTTATATATATATCTATAATTCTGTGGACACTATTATTCCTTTATGGGCATATTTTGTATTAACCGCAAAACTTACGGATGTTGCGAAAAAGATTGTGTTTGGGAGCCGTGAGGATCTGGAAGTAATTCTTATGCACAATGCTATTCAAACCTATGATTTTGAAGAAATGAGAGGAAAAAGGGTTCTTGTGAAAGGATGCTCTGATAAGGAAATTCCGGAAAATGCATACATAGAGCTCGTGGAACAGCTAAAGCCTATTGTAAAATCCTTAATGTTCGGAGAAGCCTGCTCGAATGTTCCTATTGTAAAGAACTAATATGGGCAAATATATATCTGCTGTATTTCTATTTTTTATTTTTCTGGGGATATATTATGCCGGAAGTTTTACAAAGATTCCTTTTGCTGACTGTGTAGGTTTTATACTAAATGCTGAAAAAGGAGGATGGACTAGTGTTGCTACAGCAACCAGTCATTTTCTATATATTAATACGGTTGTTTTAATTAAAACTCTAACCAGACTTAATGCCATTGAAGCAAGCCGCCTTTTGGTTATTATTTCGGGAGCCGCTACAGTATCCATCATTTTTCTTACAGTTAAAAGCATTACCAAAACAGAATGGATTGCGCTTACCAGTGCTTTTATTTTTGGCTTCAGCTTTTCTTTTTGGAGGAATGCCGAAATTGTAGAAGTATATACTTACAATTCCCTATGGGTAAGTCTTTTTTTCTTTTCGATGGTTAAAACTTTTTCAGAAAATAAAAGAAATTATATTATATTCAGCAGTCTGTTTTTAGGAATTAGTCTTTGGGTCCATATACAGAATATCCTCCTGATTCCAGCCTTATTAGTGTTTCTTTTTTATTTCAGACAACAGAAAAAATATTTTTATTCATCTTTATTTCTTTTTGCAGTATTGTTCTCGTCCTTGTTTATATTAAATATTTCCCAAGGATATCCGATCAATTCACCCTATTCATCAGACCAAGGAAATTGGGTAGAAGATTCTTTAAAAAAAGATACCATACAATATGTAAAAGACTTTTTCATCTCCTTTGTATACCTGTTTTATAATTTCAATTTTTTTATATTTTTTGGAATAACCGGAGCAATTTTATTATACAGGACAAACAGGAAAATGTTTTATGTTTTTGCTGCAGGATCTGTATGTGTTTATGGATTTTCTACCTTCTATGCTGTTTCTGATAATTATGTATTTTTTATTCCTTTCAATATTATTTTTGCTCTTTCTATTGGCTATGGTCTATCCTCTGCCAGATATTCTTCATTTGGAAGATATTCGTGGACATGCCTTTTCATTCCTTTGGCATATGTACTTTGTTTTCATATTGTACTTTCTACTGAAAGAGGAAAAGAAATTCATAATTTCAAAGCGTACAAAGGCGGACTGAATTATTATTTACTTCCATGGATGAATAATAATGTGGGCATTCTGGAATTCACTATTGATAAAAAACAAGCTCCGGAACCGATCCATTGGATGACAGCCAGCGCACTGGAATACATAGAATTATTAAAAAGCAAAGGATATACTGAAGAGGAGATAAAAAAACTTTAACAATAATTATGATCTGATACCATTTTGTGAGGCATATTTTTTGATAACTTTGGTTCAATTAATACATTAACAAACACAAACATGAGCTTAATCGACCTACTTACAGGGAACACCAGCAATCAGGTTGCTGAACAGGCTGAGAATAAATTCGGAATCAGCAAAAATCAGGTCATCGCCCTATTGGCAGTAGCCACACCTCTTATTATTTCCTATTTAAGAAATAAATCAAAGGATGCCAAAGAAGCAGAAGCTTTAAACAATGCTTTAGATAAAGATCATAACGGAAGTATCTTAAATGATGCATCACAGATTGAAGCAAGGCAGGCCGAAGGAGGGTCTATCCTTGATCACATATTCGGAGGACAAAAAAGCACAGTAGAAAATCAATTATCGCAGAATACAGGAATTTCAATAGACAAAATAGGTCCTGTCCTTGCTATGCTCGCTCCGGTTGTAATGGGCTATATCGGGCAGCAGAAGCAACAAAACAATGTAGGAGCAGGAGGTTTGGGAGACCTTTTGGGAGGTATCCTTGGAAATGCTTCCAATCAGGCTCAGGCCCAGCAATCCAATCCCTTGAATGACATTCTGGGAAGCGTGCTTGGAAATGGAGGCCAATCTCAGTCATCAGGAAATCCCCTGAACGATATCTTAGGAAGCGTTCTTGGTGGCGGAGGGAACAATAACCAACAACAGCAAGGAGGCTTAGGAAGCATTCTTGGAAATATTTTCGGAAAATAATTAATTTAATTTTTATAAAAAAAGACCAGAGAACTATTCTTTGGTCTTTTTATTTTTACTTTTTAGATTTTTCTTCAGAGGCTACAAAAGATTTTGATGCTTTTCTGGGTCTTCTTTTTCCATAATTGCCTGAGTGAATTTTACCTCTTCTCGTTTTTTTGTCTCCTTTTCCCATAGTAATAATATTTGTTGTAATAACGAAGTTAGAAAATATCGGTCTAAATTCCAACCTATTAAGTTGTTAAATTTTTATAAAAGAAAGGAAGATGGAAGATGGGAACTGAAAGTTATTGCAGTCTACAGAGCTATTAAAATTCAATTTTATTCATGTCTTCCAACCTGTTTAGTTCTGATTTAATCAGATTCGAAGCTGGGAAATGAAAGTCATGGTGGCTATAAAGAATAATTATTCGTCTGGTTTATCTTCTTTAAAGTAAAATCAATAATGCATTGACTGCAACTTCCAGCCTCTTTCTTCCAGCTTCCAGCTACTAAACCTTAACGGTCTTCCATTTTCCCCTTTTAAATAAAATAAAGGCTACTATCGTAATCAAAGTCTCTGCTGCCGGAATTGAAATAAAAACACCTTTAGGTCCCAAATCCAGATGTTTTGAGAGAAAATAGGCTAAAGGAATCTGAAACATCCAGAAGCCAAACAGGTTAACCCATGTAGGTGTCCAGGTGTCGCCGGCTCCATTGAAAGCATTAATCATCACCATTCCTATTCCATAAAATATAAATCCAATACTCATAATATGCAGCGCATTTTTAGCAAAATCTTTAATCTCCGCTTCCTGCGTAAAAAAGCTTACCAGGAAGTTTCCCAGGAAAATAAACAATAAACTTACAATTAACATGAAAATTACATTATACTTCACTGTTTTCATGACAGATTGTTCTGCTCTCAGCATTTCATTAGCACCCATATTCTGCCCTACCAGAGTGGAGGCAGCATTACTCAGTCCCCAGGCCGGAAGCATGAAAAACATCATCAACCTCAGCGCTGTCTGATATCCCGCCGATGCATTTTCACCTCCGGTTGTTGCCACAAGCTCAGCAAGGAAGATCCAGCTGCATGAAGCAATGACAAATTGGAAAATTCCGGGAGTTGCAATGTTTACAATAGATTTAATGAGTGGAAAATCGGGGGTAAAATAGCTCATCTTAATCCGGATCTGCGTATCTGCAATAAGGAGATGATACAGCTGATAAAGTACCCCAATACTCCTTCCTATTGTGGTGGCCAGTGCTGCACCGGTCAATCCCATTGCAGGAACAGGGCCCAGTCCTTTTATTAAAACCGGGCAAAGAATGATATTGGCAATATTGGCAATCCATAAACTTTTCATAGCTATAGTAGCATTTCCTGCCCCTCTGAAAATTCCGTTGATTAAAAATAAAAGCATAATAATAGTACTGCTTCCCATCATGATTCTTGTGAAATTTTTTCCATAAGCGGCGGCCTCTGGCTTTGATCCCATTAAAATCAGTATTTCTTCTGCATAGATTACACCTGCCAGGCTTAAAATAAAGGTTACAATGAATGAAACCAACACTACCTGTGCCGCACTCCTCGATGCCTGTTCAGGATTTTTCTCTCCTATTCTTCTTGCAACCAAAGCAGTGGCTGCCATACTCATCCCAATAGCAATAGAATACATGATGGAAAGAACCGATTCTGTAAGCCCAACAGTCTGAATGGCAAAACCGCTCTCCTTCAAATGTCCCACAAAATAGAGATCTACTAATGCAAATACAGACTCCATAGCCATTTCGAGCATCATGGGTATTGCTAAAAGAAGTACTGCACTCCGGATATTCACTTTCGTAAAATCGGTATCTTCTCCATTAAAAGCCTTTTTCAAAAAATCAATATATTTTGTCATTTTCCAATCAATAATTTAGATGAGATCAAAAATACAAATCCAATTATTATCAAAACTTAGCAATTGGTAATAAAATTTAATTAGATTTGTATATTCTTAAAAATAGTTCTTATGAAAAAAATAATCTCTATCACTTTTCTATTTGGATTGTTCTTATTCGCCAATATGCTTTCTGCGCAGCAGCTTACACAAGCGAAAATGAAAGCAATCAATTCTGATAATGTAGCTGCATTTAAAAAGCAATTTGCTCCGGGAGATTACAGCAAATGTTTCACAATTGGCCAGGAATCTTATAGCCCACTTGGCTTCAGTTCTCTATATGGAAGCCGTAATATCATCAATTTCCTTCTGGACAATAAAGTAGATATTAATAAAAAATGTAAAGACAAAACTCCATTACAATTAGCGGAAATGGGGAAAGGAGTGGAAACGGCAAAACTGTTGATACAGCGCGGGGCTGTCAGAAACTAAATCCTTTTAAAAATAAACAAGACTTCCGAAAGGAAGTTTTTTTGTTTATAAACCCTACAAAAATCTTATCTTTGCCAACGAAAAATTCAAGGTTCAAAACTGAACCTTAAACATTGAACTTTAAACAAATAATTATGTTTCGATCACACACCAACGGAGAACTATCTCTGAAAAATCTAAATGAAGAAGTTACACTATCAGGATGGGTACAAACGATCCGTGATAAAGGATTTATGATTTGGGTAGATCTTCGGGATCGTTACGGAATTACTCAGTTGGTTTTTGACCAGGACCGTTCTTCTACACAATTGATGGAAGAAGCTAAAAAACTGGGTCGTGAATTTGTGATTCAGGCTACCGGGAAAGTTATTGAAAGAGTCAGCAAAAACCCGAATATTCCAACCGGAGAAATTGAGCTTTTAGTAGAAAAGCTAACGATTCTGAATGATTCACAACTTCCTCCTTTCACCATTGAAGATGAAACGGATGGCGGAGAAGAATTAAGGATGAAATACCGTTATCTGGATATCAGAAGAAATCCGGTAAAAGATAAATTGATTTTCCGTCACAAAATGGCTCAGAAAGTAAGAAATTATCTGTCTGATGAAGGCTTCATTGAAGTGGAAACTCCTGTCCTAATCAAATCTACTCCGGAAGGAGCAAGAGACTTTGTAGTACCAAGCAGGATGAATCCGGGCCAGTTTTATGCATTACCACAATCTCCACAAACTTTCAAACAGCTTTTGATGGTAGGAGGTATGGATAAATATTTCCAGATTGTAAAATGTTTCCGTGACGAAGACTTACGGGCAGACAGACAGCCGGAATTTACACAGATCGACTGTGAAATGGCCTTTGTAGAACAGGAAGATGTGATGAATGTTTTTGAAGGAATGACCAAAACTCTTTTAAAGGACATTACCGGAAAAGAATTCGGCGATTTCCCGAGAATGACATTTGCCGATGCCATGAAGAAATATGGAAACGATAAACCGGACATCCGTTTCGGAATGGAATTCGTTGAACTTAATGAGCTGGTAAAAGGCAAAGATTTCAAAATATTTGACGACGCTGAACTGGTTGTAGGAATTAATGTTGAAGGATGTGCAGAGTATACAAGAAAACAAATTGATGAGCTTGTAGACTGGGTAAAACGCCCACAGATCGGAGCATCAGGTATGGTCTGGGTGAAGTTCCAGAATGACGGAGTGAAAACCTCATCGGTAAATAAGTTCTATAATGAAGATGATCTGGCAAAAATTATCGAAAAATTCGGG
Coding sequences within:
- a CDS encoding ankyrin repeat domain-containing protein, translating into MKKIISITFLFGLFLFANMLSAQQLTQAKMKAINSDNVAAFKKQFAPGDYSKCFTIGQESYSPLGFSSLYGSRNIINFLLDNKVDINKKCKDKTPLQLAEMGKGVETAKLLIQRGAVRN
- the aspS gene encoding aspartate--tRNA ligase is translated as MFRSHTNGELSLKNLNEEVTLSGWVQTIRDKGFMIWVDLRDRYGITQLVFDQDRSSTQLMEEAKKLGREFVIQATGKVIERVSKNPNIPTGEIELLVEKLTILNDSQLPPFTIEDETDGGEELRMKYRYLDIRRNPVKDKLIFRHKMAQKVRNYLSDEGFIEVETPVLIKSTPEGARDFVVPSRMNPGQFYALPQSPQTFKQLLMVGGMDKYFQIVKCFRDEDLRADRQPEFTQIDCEMAFVEQEDVMNVFEGMTKTLLKDITGKEFGDFPRMTFADAMKKYGNDKPDIRFGMEFVELNELVKGKDFKIFDDAELVVGINVEGCAEYTRKQIDELVDWVKRPQIGASGMVWVKFQNDGVKTSSVNKFYNEDDLAKIIEKFGAKEGDLMLVLSGNENKVRAQLSALRMELGNRLGLRKGNEFAPLWVVDFPLLEWDEETQRYHAMHHPFTSPKPEDFHLLETDPGKARANAYDMVLNGNEIGGGSIRIFDKDLQSKMFDLLGFSKEEAEAQFGFLMNAFKYGAPPHGGLAFGFDRLVAILDGNEVIRDYIAFPKNNSGRDVMIDAPAPIADTQLDELELKLDLKA
- a CDS encoding MATE family efflux transporter; translation: MTKYIDFLKKAFNGEDTDFTKVNIRSAVLLLAIPMMLEMAMESVFALVDLYFVGHLKESGFAIQTVGLTESVLSIMYSIAIGMSMAATALVARRIGEKNPEQASRSAAQVVLVSFIVTFILSLAGVIYAEEILILMGSKPEAAAYGKNFTRIMMGSSTIIMLLFLINGIFRGAGNATIAMKSLWIANIANIILCPVLIKGLGPVPAMGLTGAALATTIGRSIGVLYQLYHLLIADTQIRIKMSYFTPDFPLIKSIVNIATPGIFQFVIASCSWIFLAELVATTGGENASAGYQTALRLMMFFMLPAWGLSNAASTLVGQNMGANEMLRAEQSVMKTVKYNVIFMLIVSLLFIFLGNFLVSFFTQEAEIKDFAKNALHIMSIGFIFYGIGMVMINAFNGAGDTWTPTWVNLFGFWMFQIPLAYFLSKHLDLGPKGVFISIPAAETLITIVAFILFKRGKWKTVKV